The genomic region GAATATCTTCAACTGTAACTTCTGTCCGTATTTCAAATGCAGTTAAAGCCTTAGCTGCACGATTAGTTACAATGTCACCTCTTAATCCATCCACATCTAACTGTGAACAAACCTCGGAAATTTTGACTCGCAGGTCATAATCAATATTCACCCTTGGTAACAGTTCCTGTGCACTGACAATTTGCTTCTGTAATGACTCTTGCTGAAATTGATAATTGTCTAAAAACTGAGCCGGATTTTGATCAAATTCTGAGCGTTGTTCCACAATTTGCACCCGCAAAGCAGGTTCTTTGACAGTGTGAATTTCTGCGTGCATGCCAAACCGGTCAAGTAGCTGGGGACGCAGTTCCCCTTCTTCTGGGTTTCCCGAACCAACCAATACAAATCGTGCTGGATGACGAATGGAAATACCTTCCCGTTCCACCGTATTCCAACCACTAGCAGCAGAATCAAGCAATACATCAACCAAATGGTCATCTAGTAGGTTGACTTCATCCACATACAGAATACCTCTATTAGCTTTAGCTAATAAACCCGGTTCAAAAGCTTTCACACCTTCGGACAAGGCTTTTTCAATGTCAATGGTGCCACAAACCCGGTCTTCTGTTGCACCCAGTGGTAGATCCACCATTTGCACCTTTTTATGAGCAATGGCAATTTCTAAGCCTTGGGCTACTTGTTGACGCACTTCATCACTCATTAAATCTGGATCACTAGGATCACTGTTAAAGGGATCATTAGCCACTACAGGAATCTCTGGCAATAAATCCGCTAAAGCCCGAATTGTGGTAGATTTACCAGTACCGCGATCGCCCATAATCATTACGCCACCGATTTTAGGGTCAATTACATTTAGCAACAGGGCTAGTTTCATTTCTTCCTGACCAACAATGGCTGTGAATGGGAAGACTACGCGGCGTGTACTTGTCTTAGATTGAGCAGTTGAAGTCACTAAAAATTACCTTAACAATATTTTTTTCGATTACAACTCCCTATTTTGCCATGTTTAGAGGCGATTGAGATCTTTATTGACAACTCCCCTGTCTAAAGACGCAGGGGATTCACAACAAACCTAAGAAAGGTGCGATTCCGAGTATTAAATTTTTCTTAATTTATGGATCTGTAGTTTCCTATCTACGGTATTTTGACTATGTCAATTGACACTATCTGGGAGAACCCGTTATGAGGTACGCTGCTTTCTGGCCAAGATTTTTGGCCTGGCTTATTGATTCCATAATACTATCAATTATAGGATCGTTGTTGGGATTTGTTCTGGGCAAAAAAGCTGGTGCTATTGCGATTGTTGTTAGTATAGTAGCGAACTGGCTGTACTTTGCAATCTTCGAGAGTTCTGACAAGCAAGCAACTTTAGGAAAGCAGGCTTTAGGTATAGTTGTGACCGATATGAACGGCGAGCCAATTTCCTTTGCTAGAGCGACTGGCAGGTATTTTGCTAAATTTCTCTCAGGACTGGTTCTTCTGATAGGCTATATAATGGCAGCCTTCACGGAGAAAAAACAGGCCCTACATGATATGCTTGCTGGCACTTTGGTAATTAAACCATAATACCAGGATTAATGGGTAAAAATTCTAGCTCGCCTCCGCATTCTTATGGGTGCTAATCCCCTACCATAATATTGAGCCTCCCTGGTTTTGGAAACCGGGGAGGCGCCTTATTCGCTTTTACTCGTCTTCAGCAAAAATGAAGCGATATAACTCACTAGAGTCAGGTTCAGGACTCTCCTGGGCAAAACGGACTGCATCCTCAATTAAACTCTGTATTTTCTTCTCAATCTGTTTTAAATCTGATTCTACCGCTAAATTATGCTCCACTAAATAGGCACCTAACTTTTTAATGGGATCGCGAGAAAACCAAAATTCTTTTTCTTCTTTACTACGCAACTCATCAGGATCAGCTAGGGAGTGACCACGGAAACGATAGGTAAGGGCCTCAATTAAAGTTGGTCCCTCCCCTGCACGGGCTCTAGCTACTGCTTCTTGGGCAACTTGACGCACTGCTAAAACATCCATGCCATCTACTTCTACTCCTACCATGTTAAACACACTGGCTTTTTTGTAAATTTCTGGATCCGAAGTTGCCCGTTCGTGCGCCATACCAATTGCCCACTTGTTATTTTCTACCACAAACAGAATTGGCAGTTTCCACAGTGCTGCCATATTTAGGGTCTCGAAAAATTGACCGTTGTTTGCAGCTCCATCACCAAAGAAACAAGCGGTTACTTGATCCGCTTTTTGATCTCCTAACACTTCTCGACGGTATTTACTTTGAAAGGCTGCTCCTGATGCTACCGGAATACCTTCCGCCACAAAAGCATAACCACCCAGTAACCGATGCTCAGCAGAAAACATGTGCATGGAACCACCACGCCCTTTGCTACATCCTGTGGCCTTGCCAAACAATTCTGCCATTACTTCCCTAGCTGGCACACCTGCACTCAAAGCATGGACGTGATCACGATAGGTACTGGAAACAAAGTCCTCACCAGGACGCATTGCACCCCTGATTATACCACTGGAAACTGCTTCCTGTCCATTATATAAATGGACAAACCCAAACATTTTTCCCCGATAGTACATTTCTGCGCATTTATCTTCAAAATAGCGTCCTAGTACCATGTCCTCGTATAGTCCCAGCCCATCTTCTTTAGTGATTTGGACTGTAGCGGTGTCAAATTTGGGTAACGTGCGTTCTTGAACCATTATTGTAAATTGTTCCTATCGTAAAAGATAATCTGCTATAAAACAGATGGTTGGTGAATTTTCCACTGACTCCTATTATATTGGCTGTATTACAGGAAAACTAACTAATAAATCACAAGAACATCACTTATGCAATTACTAGCTGGAGATATAGGTGGTACTGGAACTCGACTCAGATTAGTGGAGTTTTCCCCATCCCTGGGTTTACGCACCTTATATGAGGACAATTATCGTAGTGGAGATTTTGATGATTTAGTACCAATTGTAATTCGCTTTTTAGAGGCGGGACAAACTGCTACAGGAACCATATTTGCCCCAGAAAGGGCCTGTTTTGCGATCGCAGGTCCTGTGGTAAACAATAAGGTGAAGTTAACTAATCTCTCCTGGTTTTTGGAGGGGGAAAGACTGGCACAGGAACTGAATATACCCACAGTGTCTCTGATTAATGATTTTGCAGCTGTGGGTTATGGCATTTTAGGTTTACAAAGCCAGGATTTAATTACGCTACAAGATGTCCCACCCCAACCCGGTGCACCAATAGGAGTAATTGGAGCGGGGACAGGTTTAGGAGAAGCATTTTTAATTCAACAAGGTGAAAATTATCAGGTTTTTGCCACAGAGGGTGGTCATGGAGACTTTGCTCCCAGGAATGAATTAGAATTTAGACTATTACAATATATTCTCAATAAGTATGGGATTGCTCGCTCCTCCATAGAAAGGGTGGTTTCCGGGTTAGGGATAATTTCCATTTACCAGTTCCTCAGAGATACAACCCAAGAAGCGGAAAACCCAGAAATCGCTCAAGTTGTCACAAACTGGGAAAACGGTCAGGGAGGATCTGATCCAGGAGCTGCTATTGGCACTGCAGCGCTCAATAACAGCGATCGCCTGTCCATAGAAACAATGAGAATATTTGTCAGTTGTTATGGTGCGGAAGCCCACAATTTTGCTTTAAAACTATTACCCTATGGAGGATTATATATTGCTGGTGGTATAGCTCCTAGGAATTTACCTCTGATGCAAAATGGCAACTTCCTGAAAAATTTTGTTGAGGGGGGTACTATGACCTCCCTACTCCAAAATATCCCAGTACACATAATTGTCAACGAACAGGTGGGACTAATAGGTGCTGCTTTGTTTGCATCCAGACTTTGAGGTTATGGTTTTTCGGGATGGAAGCCAAGGAACTACCGCTGAAGTAGATTCCTTCTCAACCAACCCTGTATGCAGGTTTTATTAATGTTGGGAACCAGTATGTACCGTCTTAACCCACTTGAGGTGTTTAGGACGCAGTGACACCCTAGCCGTAGTGCTACTCATAACCACTAACCAGTGCAACATATAAATGCTGCCACGAATAGTTTGTAAAAGTAGCGTAAAGTAATTAGAGTTTTTCTGATCTTGTCGAGTGCGCTTTAAACCAGAGAACATGCCAATAAAAGACATAGTTACAGATAAACCGGTAATGGGCGCTAATATAGGGGGACGATGGCGAATCAGAGACATAAGTAAATCCGGTACTGCTGCTGTGGGTATAATATACATAATCAGCATAAAAATCAGTAAATCAAGGGTTTTACCTGCTCTCATGCGACCCTTGAGGATGAGATCCCAGTAATCTAAATAACGCTGGTATCCACCCTCAGCCCAACGACTGCGTTGATGCCAAAGGGCCACTACATTGGTCACACCTTCTTCCAGTACAGGTGGATAGAACATACATTCTATATCCCAACCAGTTAGATTTAAGCGAATAGTTAAATCCAAATCATCAGTGATAGT from Cylindrospermopsis curvispora GIHE-G1 harbors:
- the bchI gene encoding magnesium chelatase ATPase subunit I: MTSTAQSKTSTRRVVFPFTAIVGQEEMKLALLLNVIDPKIGGVMIMGDRGTGKSTTIRALADLLPEIPVVANDPFNSDPSDPDLMSDEVRQQVAQGLEIAIAHKKVQMVDLPLGATEDRVCGTIDIEKALSEGVKAFEPGLLAKANRGILYVDEVNLLDDHLVDVLLDSAASGWNTVEREGISIRHPARFVLVGSGNPEEGELRPQLLDRFGMHAEIHTVKEPALRVQIVEQRSEFDQNPAQFLDNYQFQQESLQKQIVSAQELLPRVNIDYDLRVKISEVCSQLDVDGLRGDIVTNRAAKALTAFEIRTEVTVEDIRRVITLCLRHRLRKDPLESIDSGYKVEKAFARVFGVELPEDVAGKNGTGIKTGAKS
- a CDS encoding RDD family protein — protein: MRYAAFWPRFLAWLIDSIILSIIGSLLGFVLGKKAGAIAIVVSIVANWLYFAIFESSDKQATLGKQALGIVVTDMNGEPISFARATGRYFAKFLSGLVLLIGYIMAAFTEKKQALHDMLAGTLVIKP
- the pdhA gene encoding pyruvate dehydrogenase (acetyl-transferring) E1 component subunit alpha, encoding MVQERTLPKFDTATVQITKEDGLGLYEDMVLGRYFEDKCAEMYYRGKMFGFVHLYNGQEAVSSGIIRGAMRPGEDFVSSTYRDHVHALSAGVPAREVMAELFGKATGCSKGRGGSMHMFSAEHRLLGGYAFVAEGIPVASGAAFQSKYRREVLGDQKADQVTACFFGDGAANNGQFFETLNMAALWKLPILFVVENNKWAIGMAHERATSDPEIYKKASVFNMVGVEVDGMDVLAVRQVAQEAVARARAGEGPTLIEALTYRFRGHSLADPDELRSKEEKEFWFSRDPIKKLGAYLVEHNLAVESDLKQIEKKIQSLIEDAVRFAQESPEPDSSELYRFIFAEDE
- a CDS encoding glucokinase, which translates into the protein MQLLAGDIGGTGTRLRLVEFSPSLGLRTLYEDNYRSGDFDDLVPIVIRFLEAGQTATGTIFAPERACFAIAGPVVNNKVKLTNLSWFLEGERLAQELNIPTVSLINDFAAVGYGILGLQSQDLITLQDVPPQPGAPIGVIGAGTGLGEAFLIQQGENYQVFATEGGHGDFAPRNELEFRLLQYILNKYGIARSSIERVVSGLGIISIYQFLRDTTQEAENPEIAQVVTNWENGQGGSDPGAAIGTAALNNSDRLSIETMRIFVSCYGAEAHNFALKLLPYGGLYIAGGIAPRNLPLMQNGNFLKNFVEGGTMTSLLQNIPVHIIVNEQVGLIGAALFASRL